One part of the Desulfovibrio sp. genome encodes these proteins:
- a CDS encoding catalase: MKNDHSNKLTNNAGAPVADNNRVLTAGPQGPMLLQNVWFLEKLAHFDREVIPERRMHAKGSGAYGTFTVTHDITRYTKASVFSKIGKKTDLFVRFSTVAGERGAADAERDIRGFAIKFYTDQGNWDLVGNNTPVFFLRDPLKFPDLNHVVKRNPRTNMHSAADNWDFWSLLPEALHQVTVVMSDRGIPASYRHMHGFGSHTFSFINAQNERYWVKFHFRTQQGIKNLTDAEAQELVGKDRDSHQRDLFEHIEKGDFPRWTLFVQVMPEAAAEKLPYHPFDLTKVWYHKDCPLIEVGVLELNRNPENYFAEVEQAAFNPTNIVPGIGLSPDKMLQGRLFSYGDAQRYRLGVNHHLIPVNKSRCPFHSYHRDGQMRVDGNYGGLTNYEPNSHGIWQEQAEFIEPPLKISGDADHWSYPCDDADYFEQPGKLFRIMSPEQQEVLFGNTARALGDAPEEIKLRHIRNCAKADPAYGAGVARACGMPAEKI; this comes from the coding sequence ATGAAAAATGATCATAGTAACAAACTTACCAACAACGCCGGAGCCCCTGTTGCCGATAACAATCGTGTACTGACCGCCGGGCCCCAAGGGCCGATGCTTCTTCAGAACGTTTGGTTTCTTGAAAAACTGGCTCATTTTGACCGGGAGGTGATCCCGGAACGTCGAATGCACGCCAAAGGTTCCGGTGCTTATGGCACCTTCACAGTAACGCACGACATCACACGTTACACAAAGGCATCAGTATTTTCTAAAATTGGCAAAAAAACAGATCTGTTCGTGCGGTTTTCAACCGTTGCGGGCGAGCGAGGCGCAGCCGATGCAGAACGGGATATTCGCGGCTTTGCCATCAAATTTTATACAGATCAGGGCAACTGGGATCTTGTTGGCAACAACACCCCTGTGTTTTTTTTGAGAGACCCCCTAAAGTTTCCTGACCTCAACCATGTGGTCAAACGAAATCCCCGCACCAACATGCACAGTGCGGCGGATAACTGGGACTTTTGGTCGCTCCTGCCAGAAGCGTTGCATCAGGTTACCGTCGTCATGAGTGATCGTGGCATTCCTGCTTCATATCGGCACATGCACGGTTTCGGCAGCCACACATTCAGCTTTATCAATGCACAGAATGAGCGCTATTGGGTGAAGTTCCATTTTCGCACGCAGCAAGGCATTAAAAACCTCACTGACGCCGAAGCGCAGGAACTAGTTGGTAAGGATCGCGACAGCCACCAAAGGGACCTTTTCGAACATATTGAAAAAGGTGATTTCCCACGTTGGACGCTATTTGTTCAGGTCATGCCAGAAGCTGCAGCAGAAAAACTTCCCTACCATCCTTTTGACCTGACAAAGGTGTGGTACCATAAGGATTGCCCTCTCATTGAGGTTGGCGTTCTGGAGCTCAATCGTAACCCGGAAAACTATTTTGCAGAAGTTGAACAAGCCGCTTTTAACCCCACCAATATTGTACCGGGCATAGGCTTGTCTCCTGACAAAATGTTACAGGGAAGGCTGTTCTCTTATGGGGACGCCCAACGCTACCGGCTGGGCGTTAACCACCACCTCATTCCTGTAAACAAATCGCGCTGCCCCTTCCACAGTTACCACCGTGATGGTCAGATGCGTGTAGACGGCAACTATGGGGGGCTCACCAATTATGAGCCTAACAGCCATGGGATATGGCAGGAACAAGCAGAATTTATCGAACCGCCTTTAAAAATCAGCGGAGATGCTGACCATTGGTCATATCCGTGCGATGATGCGGACTATTTCGAGCAACCAGGGAAATTGTTCAGAATAATGAGTCCTGAGCAACAAGAGGTATTGTTTGGTAATACCGCCCGCGCCCTCGGAGATGCTCCCGAAGAAATAAAGCTGCGACACATTAGGAACTGCGCAAAAGCTGATCCGGCATATGGAGCGGGAGTGGCACGAGCTTGCGGTATGCCGGCAGAAAAAATCTAG
- a CDS encoding LysR family transcriptional regulator — translation MIRERSGDFLQWLRGFYFVAKTGNLSKAAEHMHRNVSTISYQIRSLEHELGIALFDRSKKKLILTQSGIKLLNWAVEIFILFEKMNLDIFSYKNNFRTNITIATNMAFSPFLTQSIAQFTSFNNSNIKIFECTCVQGLSALHDGRVDMVAAGGLTLPSEEKMKVLFTARRVLILPKDSPWGISAKPSLEELRRLPLIGFNVEDITLSSIASQERLNMLQLYEINSTISTNNYLVTYDLVRQGLGAAVVDEICLLDIRNKFLDDIVAIPVDHVLPCNDYGIIISDHRQNDVYINRLVSIIKEYAAQLTEELLLKL, via the coding sequence GTGATTAGAGAGCGAAGTGGAGATTTTTTGCAGTGGCTCAGGGGATTTTACTTTGTGGCGAAAACTGGCAACCTTAGTAAGGCTGCCGAGCATATGCATCGCAATGTATCGACAATTAGTTACCAGATACGCAGTCTGGAGCATGAACTTGGAATTGCTCTTTTTGACAGATCAAAAAAAAAATTAATCCTTACACAATCCGGAATAAAACTTTTAAATTGGGCAGTAGAAATTTTCATTTTATTTGAAAAGATGAATTTAGATATTTTTTCTTATAAAAACAACTTCAGAACTAACATAACAATAGCAACTAACATGGCCTTTTCACCTTTTCTTACGCAATCTATTGCGCAGTTTACCAGTTTTAACAATTCAAATATAAAAATTTTTGAGTGTACTTGCGTTCAGGGATTAAGCGCTCTGCATGACGGCAGAGTTGATATGGTAGCTGCTGGCGGTTTGACTTTGCCAAGCGAAGAAAAAATGAAAGTTTTGTTCACCGCAAGAAGAGTACTTATTTTACCCAAGGATAGCCCTTGGGGCATTTCAGCCAAACCCTCGTTGGAAGAATTGCGCCGATTGCCTCTTATTGGGTTCAATGTTGAAGACATCACTCTATCGAGTATCGCCTCTCAAGAACGCCTCAATATGCTGCAATTATATGAGATTAACTCCACAATCTCTACTAACAACTACCTTGTCACATATGATTTAGTGCGCCAAGGCCTTGGTGCTGCTGTTGTTGATGAGATATGTCTCCTTGATATTAGAAATAAATTCTTGGATGACATTGTGGCAATTCCTGTTGACCATGTCCTTCCATGCAACGATTATGGAATAATTATTTCTGACCACAGGCAAAATGATGTATATATAAACAGACTAGTAAGCATAATTAAAGAATATGCAGCGCAGCTTACAGAGGAATTATTGCTCAAATTGTAG
- a CDS encoding ATP-binding protein has translation MYRNRITEYFYYVIFCTVALATTVPIALSFWLSFEAGKREIENDLHGAFIQIQSIFDSAIDDSIHSFEAITEYLVRNEINFLSMSNAQIDKLASFLTSMSAFNAYTSIYILDTDLDIVISDRNISSLIDKARIASTIDENRQDPSVIKVLNSSDRKYLYIISEFLEKGLHTGFALIAIDQSKMINGELTRYRTDLAYKMVLSNSRDILYSDLDEYSNLSCFVSGEIKNDAILEVRGKSYLVKKIGIDLGGINLFLLFDEDSLGLSHSYLFKLGMMLSLTFLIISFLLIVCLANYFRKVLDKGKLYLEDIINAARIYTYDYDVPSGIFYHNEQWCNFWKYPGPPHKGKKRIEFIYNNWDSSTRLQFDKLLASEKQVEDVYNLEFKMQICSGEMRWSRHRGQVVEVDLHGKPKRIIGIGVDITAEKKLQDKHIVFARKLKSLIKKRTYDLEISKKSAEAALKAKSNFLSTISHEIRTPLNAILGFLQLLEMHDASELQRSYFTKMKFSSEILLTIINDTLDLAKIEAGKLELEATNTCLPVLLSRVASIAEPLAKAKALCFKRHFSEDLPDCIFCDSNRLSQILFNLLNNAIKFTDAGNITFAASVEPDSTDSTKKSVFFSVADTGIGLSPEQAKQLFQPFSQADSSISRRYGGTGLGLAICRLLVEMMDGEINVKSQLSQGSTFSFSIPLVVSQECRISSDMNIACDDSMLTDYSKSTILVVEDNEINQEIIIEILKSLGISNVDIAINGVFALERFMTNHYDLIFMDVQMPIMDGIVATRKIRELHLESYGAPLSDPQTVPIIAMTANAFQEDINQCLAAGMNDYLSKPLELSKIMQALKKWLKR, from the coding sequence ATGTATAGAAATAGAATTACAGAATATTTTTATTATGTAATATTTTGTACAGTCGCTCTTGCGACGACAGTTCCCATTGCCCTCTCCTTCTGGCTGTCGTTTGAAGCCGGAAAAAGAGAAATAGAAAACGATTTGCATGGGGCTTTTATTCAAATTCAATCTATTTTTGATTCTGCAATTGACGATAGTATTCATTCATTTGAAGCAATAACAGAATATCTTGTAAGGAATGAAATAAATTTTTTAAGTATGAGTAATGCTCAAATAGACAAGCTTGCCTCCTTCTTGACCTCAATGTCAGCATTTAATGCTTACACTTCCATATATATTTTGGACACGGATCTTGACATAGTCATTTCTGACAGAAATATTTCATCCCTCATAGATAAGGCGCGAATCGCATCCACTATTGACGAAAACAGACAGGATCCCAGTGTCATAAAAGTGTTAAATTCTAGCGACAGAAAATATTTATACATTATTTCAGAATTCTTAGAAAAAGGATTGCACACGGGATTTGCTCTCATTGCTATTGATCAATCCAAGATGATCAATGGAGAGCTAACGCGATATAGAACTGATCTGGCCTATAAAATGGTTTTATCTAACTCAAGGGATATTTTATATTCAGACTTGGATGAATATAGTAATTTGTCTTGCTTTGTTTCTGGTGAAATAAAGAATGATGCAATTTTAGAGGTCCGAGGGAAATCATATTTAGTTAAGAAAATCGGCATTGATTTAGGGGGAATAAATTTATTTTTATTGTTCGATGAGGACAGCTTAGGCTTAAGCCATTCATACCTGTTCAAATTAGGTATGATGTTATCATTAACTTTTTTGATAATATCATTCTTGCTTATAGTTTGTTTAGCCAACTATTTTCGAAAAGTTCTTGATAAGGGGAAACTGTATTTGGAAGATATTATTAATGCTGCACGCATATATACATATGACTATGATGTCCCAAGTGGAATATTCTATCACAATGAGCAATGGTGCAATTTTTGGAAGTATCCAGGCCCCCCCCATAAAGGTAAAAAACGCATTGAATTTATATATAATAATTGGGATTCCTCTACTCGTCTCCAATTTGACAAGCTGCTGGCCTCAGAAAAACAAGTTGAAGATGTTTATAATTTAGAGTTTAAAATGCAAATATGCTCTGGAGAAATGCGTTGGTCGAGGCACAGAGGGCAAGTGGTTGAGGTTGATTTGCACGGAAAACCAAAGCGTATTATTGGTATTGGCGTTGATATAACTGCTGAAAAAAAATTACAAGATAAACATATTGTATTTGCGCGAAAGTTAAAATCGTTGATAAAAAAAAGAACATACGATCTTGAAATTAGTAAAAAATCTGCTGAAGCAGCATTAAAAGCAAAAAGTAATTTTTTATCAACAATAAGTCATGAAATACGTACTCCATTAAATGCTATTCTCGGTTTTCTACAGTTACTTGAAATGCATGATGCTTCTGAGTTACAAAGATCATATTTCACTAAGATGAAATTTTCTTCAGAAATTCTATTGACAATTATTAATGATACACTCGATCTTGCAAAAATAGAAGCAGGAAAGCTTGAACTTGAAGCAACGAATACATGTTTACCCGTTTTGCTCTCAAGGGTCGCCAGCATTGCCGAACCGCTGGCCAAAGCAAAAGCGCTTTGTTTTAAACGCCATTTTTCTGAAGACCTTCCAGACTGCATTTTTTGTGATTCCAACAGGCTGTCACAAATATTATTTAATCTTTTGAATAACGCTATAAAATTTACCGATGCTGGCAACATTACCTTTGCAGCATCTGTTGAACCAGATAGCACGGATTCTACGAAAAAAAGTGTTTTCTTTAGTGTTGCGGATACAGGGATAGGTCTCTCCCCTGAACAGGCAAAACAACTTTTTCAGCCTTTTTCACAAGCTGATAGCTCAATAAGCAGGCGGTATGGGGGGACAGGTCTGGGGCTGGCTATTTGCCGCCTGCTTGTCGAAATGATGGATGGCGAAATCAATGTTAAATCACAGTTATCGCAGGGCTCAACATTCTCTTTTTCAATACCTCTCGTAGTTTCTCAGGAATGCAGGATCAGCTCAGATATGAATATAGCTTGTGATGACAGCATGCTAACAGATTATTCAAAAAGCACGATTCTTGTCGTAGAAGATAATGAGATCAATCAGGAAATAATTATTGAAATACTTAAGTCATTGGGTATTTCGAATGTTGACATTGCCATCAACGGTGTATTTGCTTTGGAAAGATTCATGACCAACCATTATGATTTGATTTTTATGGACGTTCAAATGCCTATTATGGATGGAATTGTGGCCACACGCAAAATCCGGGAGCTGCATTTGGAGAGCTATGGAGCGCCCTTAAGCGACCCACAAACCGTACCCATCATTGCTATGACTGCTAACGCATTTCAGGAGGACATAAATCAATGCCTTGCTGCGGGCATGAATGACTACTTA